GTTAGATTAGTTTCCTTAATAGTTTCTAACCCTTTTTTGCTTACAGGAACAAACTGGGCGTGAATACCTTCAGCAGTCGACCGCCAAGCCTTTTTCAACTTTTCTACATCTTTTTTACTCATTCTTTGCAAGTCTGCCTCGGTATCATTTTCATCGCTTACATTGTGCACGATAAAAATGATCTCTTTGGCATCGGGAATATATTGTTTAAGGTTACGAGACAAGGCCTGCATTTTAGCAGAAAGCTCATTTGGTCTAATATATTTTGGATCACTTAAATGAGTCCAAAAACTAATGGCATTTTCACCCAGCTTCAAATCACCGTGCTTTCTAGTTTTACCAAAAGGTGTGCCTGATAATAATTGAGGCTTGCCGGTTAGTTTACGAATGACCGTTAAGTTTGTTGGTGCTGGGGGGCGATGCACCACGGGAAATAAGATGCCCCGCAATTCTCCATCTCTTTTTATTAGTCGTTGGGTAAGAGATGCCATTGCTTGGGAAATATCTGGTGGTGGGGGTGCAGGTGGTGGTGAGGCTGCTGCAACAGGTTCAGCTGGCAAAGCCGGCGGTGGAGAAGAAACAACGGCAGGCACAGGTATTTTGGCCAAACGCTTTGTGGTCGCCGAGACGTTTCCAGCCAAACGATTCTCTAATTCATCAACCTTGCTAGGTGCGGGGTCTTGATTGAGTTGTTGCTGAAAGGCCGCTACGCGGTTTTCGCTTTGGTGGATCCTGGCAATCAAATTCTTACCATCATCATTTAACTGGTTAATATTCTCTATCGTTAACTTCGTGCCCTCTAAATCAATCAGTTTTTGAATAACGGAGTTTTCAAACTGTTCGATAAGTCTACCGTAGTCTTGAGTTTCATCATTTAAACTTAAGAGAGTCTCGGCACGAAGTTGTTCTAAAGAAGGTGCTTGTGAGGTTGGCGTTGAACCTAAATTAAACGTAAGGCCTGCACCAGCTTGCAGAGCAACCCCATAATTATCAGGATCGGCTGAAACATTTAAACGGGCAGGGCTCACATCAAAGCAAACTTCTTCAATTGGGCACAGTGCTATCGTAATGGGATTAAAACTAGCTTGGAATAAACCCTCTCCCTCCAATTGCCCACCACCTATGGAAAGAGCAAGACTATATTTAAGCCAATCCAATATTACGAGTTGATATTGAACCCCAGGTGAGATTGAAAAGCCTATCAAATCGCCACCATCTTGCTTTAACAAAAGAGAAGCACTTAAAGTAGGCCCTAAGCGATGTATAGCGGCCCCATCTAAATCAAAGAGAGCACCAATAGAAATGGGAATGGGAGCAAGCTCAGGAAGTGAAGCCTCATTGAGAGAAGCCGAGGGCTGATCCTTGGGGGGAATTTCTTGAGGGGGTTGAGCTAGGCAGTTTCTGATTTCGTCTACCGTAGTGTATTGAGAACAATCAACTGTTGGAAGTGTTGGATTAGAGATGTTGATAGGGGTTTGATTCGGAGCAAAAGGCGGCAGGTTTTGCAGATAAGTAAGATAGGCCCCCGCCCCTGCAAAAAATCGAACTTCCCGAGGTTGGGAGCGAGCGATGAGTTGATTGACTGCTGTTTGGTCTATTGTGGTGGTATCCGATAAATTAGGGTCAATAGAAATAAATAGGTCTGTGCCATCGGTGGGTAGTGCGTGGCTGTGTTCTTGAGAATTGATGAGGATCTTAATTTGATCAGGTTGCTTGTCTTGATTGGCGTCACTTAAGGTGTGACGAATGGTTGTGCCACCACAACTTATGCCCTGTTGTGTAGGATCTTGGCAAATTTCATAGGTTTCCCCTGTTTTGACAACAAAGTAGACTCCCATAGCTTTCCCCCTAATGATTGAGTAAGCCTACCCTGTATGAACCCTTATCGACGTGCTGATTGAGAAGTTGTGTCTAGGAAGATTTTTCCTTCATTAGCAACTAACTACTTCAACCCGCGATAACTTCAATACAATAGGTCAGGGCCGGTTGGGCTTATGGAGTGTCCCATGGCCGGTTTACGATTCTTTTTTATTTTCCCCTTATTTTTTATATCTTCCTTGGCGGTTGCAACACCGTGCTATGTGTCTAATTTTACGGATAATCCTGAAAACAATCCTGGAGTTGGGCAAAAAAAATATTCCTTCCGCGATTTATTAGAAATTGTAACCCTAGCAGGGAGCCCAGAACTTAAGGGAAATAGTTTTAGCAAGATGTGTCTTGAACCCAAAGATAAAAATGGGTTTCCTATCCGTAAAATTATTTTCAACCAATCGGGTACCATTAAACCTACTGAACCACTGCCTGGGCTTACCGTTCATAATGGGGAGAGGTTGATCATTGAAGTCGCCGAGGGTCATCTTGTTATCCTCGATGGTTCAGAGATCAACGCCGATCAATACCCCGTAAAATGTGGTTTATATATCGGTAATAATCCTAACTACCAACCAGATAACTTTATTCAAGATAGCAGTTCAGATGGCACCACTCTCCTCGGTTCGTTTATTGTCAAAAATTTTCCTAATTCAGGGATTTGCAGCCATGCGGATGATATTACAATGGAACGAGTTTCTAGCATTGGCAATGGCGGGGTTGGTTTTTTTGTCAATGGTCATTGGAATAAGCTCATTGATATTGTGAGCAGCAAGAATCAAGGGGGCGGTGTTCTATTGGCATCAGATTCAAAATATACCCAAATCATGCCTTCTTCGCCCAATATTGTGCCACCCATTATTTCTTGGAATAATTATTTTGGAATAGAGATTGATTCTAGTGATCATGTCATCGATTCTGCTGCTATCTTTGAAAATACCTGGGCAGGGATTCATGTTGGAAAAGATGGCGACCACAATCAATTTCTAAAAGTTGTAGCCTATAAAAATGCGGGTGGCAAGGGTGGGGCTGGCATCGAATTAGAACCCAAGGCCAACGGGGGGATGTGGCCTCCCTATCTTGTGGGATATGAAAAGTCTTTTTCAAAAACCACGCTTCATTTAAAAATTGCTCAGGCCGATGGTAAAGATGGCGGGAGTATCCATGTGTATCGAGCCATGTCGAACCCCCTGACCGATGGTTTGCCAACTCAAGCCAGTGATTGGATCAAAGACATCGACTTTTCTGCCCAAGACCTTAGTAACGATGGTAGTTTAGCAATTGAAATTGCTCATCAAGATATATTTTGGGAAAAGAATCAGACATTCTTAACCTTTGCCTTAACGAGCTTTGCCACGGGTAGCACCTCAACCTATTCCAATGCCTTCAAGGTTACAAAACCATCGCTTATTACTGCGGAAGTTGGAACAACAAGTGTTGAAAGTATTGTTAAGGAGGCTGGGAAAAATTACGGAAATATTTTTGAGGGAATTCCCTTTATCCCCTTTGATATGGATAGCGACAAGGTCCCTGATGGAGACGACAATTGCCCCGAGGCACCCAATGCCAACCAAAAAGATACCGATGGTGATGGAATAGGCGATGCTTGCGACCAAGATGAAAAACCAAAACCAACAAATAAACCTAAACCAACCGACAAACCCACACCAACCGGTCAACCCACTCCAACGGGTCAACCAGAACCAACCGAGGGCCCAACGCCTACAACGCCACTTCCAACCACAAATCCTCCGAGTTTTCCTGAGCCATCGCCCTCGGTTAATCCTGGTGACAACCCCTTGCCATCGAATGAGCCCTCAACGGGTGGTGGTGGGTGTAACCTAACTTTCATGAACAGTGGGGGCGATATTTTTTCGCTCATTGGCTTTATGGTTTTGCCGATCGTGATGCTTTTAACAAAGCGACGGGATTTCTGATCCGGGGTTTGCCATGGGGTGGATTTTAATGTCATCCCGGGCTTGACCCGGGATCCAGCAATGGTATGGCTATGCAATGCCCGATCTTTTATATCACCATTCGATCATGCTCAACGACGAAATTCGCATGCAAGCCTATGGGCGAGCGATTGCCCAGGTGGTTAAGCCAGGTGATGTAGTGGTAGATATTGGTTGTGGG
The window above is part of the Deltaproteobacteria bacterium genome. Proteins encoded here:
- a CDS encoding thrombospondin type 3 repeat-containing protein — protein: MAGLRFFFIFPLFFISSLAVATPCYVSNFTDNPENNPGVGQKKYSFRDLLEIVTLAGSPELKGNSFSKMCLEPKDKNGFPIRKIIFNQSGTIKPTEPLPGLTVHNGERLIIEVAEGHLVILDGSEINADQYPVKCGLYIGNNPNYQPDNFIQDSSSDGTTLLGSFIVKNFPNSGICSHADDITMERVSSIGNGGVGFFVNGHWNKLIDIVSSKNQGGGVLLASDSKYTQIMPSSPNIVPPIISWNNYFGIEIDSSDHVIDSAAIFENTWAGIHVGKDGDHNQFLKVVAYKNAGGKGGAGIELEPKANGGMWPPYLVGYEKSFSKTTLHLKIAQADGKDGGSIHVYRAMSNPLTDGLPTQASDWIKDIDFSAQDLSNDGSLAIEIAHQDIFWEKNQTFLTFALTSFATGSTSTYSNAFKVTKPSLITAEVGTTSVESIVKEAGKNYGNIFEGIPFIPFDMDSDKVPDGDDNCPEAPNANQKDTDGDGIGDACDQDEKPKPTNKPKPTDKPTPTGQPTPTGQPEPTEGPTPTTPLPTTNPPSFPEPSPSVNPGDNPLPSNEPSTGGGGCNLTFMNSGGDIFSLIGFMVLPIVMLLTKRRDF